A part of Vibrio navarrensis genomic DNA contains:
- a CDS encoding VOC family protein: protein MILNHVSVGVSNVASAVAFYDSVLSALSVRRSHYIQNVAAAYGENFEFWVGCPCENGASSGNGTHIAFNAPSKEAVDLFYATALELGGSCAGKPGLRLEYGETYYAAFVRDADGNKVEAVFM from the coding sequence ATGATTCTAAATCACGTCTCAGTTGGTGTTTCAAATGTGGCATCTGCTGTGGCTTTTTACGATTCAGTTCTATCCGCATTATCGGTAAGACGTTCGCATTACATCCAAAATGTGGCGGCTGCCTACGGTGAGAATTTTGAGTTTTGGGTAGGTTGTCCATGTGAAAATGGAGCCTCTTCAGGTAACGGAACTCACATCGCTTTCAATGCGCCAAGTAAAGAAGCTGTTGACCTGTTTTATGCTACTGCATTAGAGCTTGGCGGCTCGTGTGCAGGTAAGCCTGGCTTACGTCTAGAGTACGGTGAGACTTACTATGCGGCATTTGTCCGCGATGCTGATGGAAACAAAGTTGAAGCAGTCTTTATGTAG
- a CDS encoding GFA family protein, with protein MSYAEANCLCGAVKITAENVNPKFTVCHCQSCRTWGGAPFFAVKCGTQVKIEGDDKVKIYKSSSWASRGFCSECGTHLFYKFKETGEYNMPVGLFPNLKDLEMDMQYFSDMRPSYYCFANETKEMTTEEIMAYFADKV; from the coding sequence ATGTCTTATGCTGAGGCTAATTGTCTTTGTGGCGCGGTAAAAATTACGGCTGAAAACGTTAATCCTAAGTTTACTGTCTGCCATTGCCAATCATGCAGAACTTGGGGTGGAGCACCATTCTTTGCTGTGAAATGTGGCACTCAAGTAAAGATCGAAGGTGATGATAAGGTTAAAATATACAAATCATCTTCTTGGGCTTCTCGTGGTTTCTGCTCTGAATGTGGAACTCATCTGTTTTACAAATTTAAAGAAACTGGTGAGTACAATATGCCAGTGGGTTTATTTCCAAACTTAAAAGACTTGGAAATGGACATGCAGTATTTTAGTGATATGCGCCCAAGTTATTACTGTTTTGCTAATGAAACCAAAGAAATGACCACAGAAGAAATCATGGCTTACTTCGCAGATAAGGTGTAA
- a CDS encoding DUF4145 domain-containing protein, whose protein sequence is MIHQVNIGNQSVQINEFVSSCSECGAQIEPVDTGLVNWIQDFTHMMATEFEWVLQCPAQRCKRLIIARYSMKSEKEGFVNGFYSLSEVVPAGLKPVEQHEEVEKISPLFVEIFSQATHAENLGLNQVCGVGYRKALEHLIKDYCIHTNPDKCESIQKVQLMNCITSFVKDANVLACAKRATWLGNDETHYVRKWASRDINDLKVLIKLVSNWIVSDVLTKQYIESMPE, encoded by the coding sequence ATGATACATCAAGTCAATATTGGTAATCAGTCTGTTCAAATCAATGAGTTCGTATCATCATGTTCAGAATGTGGTGCACAAATCGAACCCGTGGATACAGGCTTAGTGAACTGGATTCAAGATTTCACACACATGATGGCGACTGAATTTGAGTGGGTTCTTCAGTGTCCAGCTCAAAGGTGTAAGAGGCTAATAATAGCTCGATATTCTATGAAATCAGAAAAGGAAGGCTTCGTTAATGGTTTTTATAGTCTTTCGGAAGTTGTGCCAGCAGGTTTAAAGCCAGTCGAACAACACGAAGAAGTAGAAAAAATATCTCCGTTGTTTGTCGAAATATTCAGCCAAGCAACCCATGCTGAAAACTTGGGGTTAAATCAGGTTTGTGGTGTTGGCTACAGGAAAGCTTTAGAACACTTAATTAAAGATTATTGTATCCATACTAATCCAGATAAGTGCGAATCAATTCAAAAAGTACAGCTCATGAATTGTATTACATCATTTGTAAAAGATGCCAATGTATTGGCTTGTGCTAAAAGAGCAACTTGGCTCGGAAATGATGAAACGCACTATGTTCGTAAATGGGCATCTCGAGACATTAATGACCTTAAGGTTCTGATAAAACTTGTTAGTAACTGGATAGTTAGTGATGTGCTAACAAAGCAATATATTGAGTCCATGCCAGAATAA
- a CDS encoding DUF2971 domain-containing protein, whose translation MEHRLYKYMPLRMNFFENFLLRCTPKSSLNDPFEALPSMGYWEQFFEKLSFCGDGEFSVLKEQYLKDSYENDFGLDVFKEHGIISFSETHDNLLMWAHYADNHSGIVVGFDGNHEWFKALHRVRYRKERNTEFMDFNDPYLYKSDEWSYEKEHRLIVKLSSTPVQVASKQYLDSIGCNVADQSNYIDQKYLIPEHTNADLSHKDVLCFEKAPLENIKSIYVGCKVEPKYIEKIVRCLSDHNLSEVHVFKSNIDKDNFKLNFERII comes from the coding sequence ATGGAACATAGACTATATAAATACATGCCTCTTAGAATGAATTTTTTTGAGAATTTTCTTCTAAGATGCACACCTAAGTCATCACTTAATGACCCTTTTGAAGCATTACCATCAATGGGGTATTGGGAACAGTTTTTTGAAAAGCTGTCTTTCTGCGGAGATGGGGAGTTTTCTGTTCTCAAAGAGCAATATTTGAAAGATAGCTATGAGAATGATTTTGGGCTTGATGTATTTAAAGAACATGGAATTATTAGTTTTAGTGAAACACACGACAATTTGTTGATGTGGGCTCATTATGCTGATAACCATTCAGGCATTGTAGTTGGATTTGATGGTAATCATGAATGGTTTAAAGCGCTTCACCGAGTAAGGTATCGCAAGGAAAGAAACACCGAATTTATGGATTTCAATGATCCTTATCTGTACAAATCAGATGAATGGTCTTACGAGAAAGAGCATAGGCTAATTGTAAAATTATCAAGTACTCCGGTACAAGTGGCTAGTAAGCAATATTTGGATAGTATTGGATGTAATGTTGCAGACCAGAGTAACTATATTGATCAAAAATATCTTATTCCCGAGCATACCAATGCTGATTTAAGTCACAAGGATGTGCTTTGTTTTGAAAAAGCACCTCTAGAGAATATTAAGTCAATTTATGTAGGCTGTAAGGTCGAACCAAAATACATAGAAAAAATTGTTAGATGTTTAAGTGATCACAACCTTAGTGAAGTCCATGTTTTTAAATCAAATATCGATAAGGATAATTTCAAATTAAACTTTGAAAGAATAATATAA
- the tnpB gene encoding IS66 family insertion sequence element accessory protein TnpB (TnpB, as the term is used for proteins encoded by IS66 family insertion elements, is considered an accessory protein, since TnpC, encoded by a neighboring gene, is a DDE family transposase.): MKRMLSAPEIYLHRESVDFRKSINGLAAIIENDTDLPLGSGALFLFTNKQRDKIKVLYWDKTGFALWYKRLEKAKYKWPSKEQNEVFILTQFELDRLLSGFTIIGHKPVRINDFTMT; this comes from the coding sequence ATGAAACGCATGCTCAGCGCACCAGAGATTTATCTGCATCGTGAAAGTGTCGATTTTAGAAAGTCCATCAATGGCCTCGCTGCGATTATCGAAAATGACACCGACTTGCCCTTGGGCAGCGGCGCACTGTTCCTGTTCACCAACAAACAGCGCGACAAAATCAAAGTGCTGTACTGGGATAAAACAGGCTTTGCTCTTTGGTACAAGCGCCTTGAAAAAGCCAAGTACAAGTGGCCATCAAAAGAGCAAAATGAGGTGTTTATCCTAACTCAATTCGAGCTTGATAGACTGCTTTCTGGCTTCACGATTATCGGCCATAAACCCGTTAGAATAAACGATTTTACAATGACTTAA
- a CDS encoding type III toxin-antitoxin system ToxN/AbiQ family toxin encodes MKFYTVTDDYIQHLKKIDNHVPDNYSETRAYVGIVLQVNGVKYLAPLTSYKEKQDKIKNSTPTIFKLHEEGNPDNKLGMIQLNNMIPVTDSVISELDVDAQDEPYKQMLQRQIKFIKKNSEKITSRAEKLRKLVVENQHVHFSKVSCKFKELEDALSSYSAPTPQAASTDQLAALAAKFK; translated from the coding sequence ATGAAATTCTACACTGTGACAGACGACTATATTCAACACCTCAAAAAGATAGATAACCACGTCCCTGACAATTATTCAGAGACTCGTGCCTATGTTGGTATCGTTTTACAGGTTAATGGAGTTAAGTACCTTGCTCCGTTGACTTCATACAAAGAAAAACAAGATAAAATTAAGAATAGTACACCTACAATCTTCAAGCTCCATGAAGAAGGTAATCCCGACAATAAATTGGGGATGATCCAACTTAATAACATGATTCCTGTAACTGACAGTGTGATCAGTGAGCTAGATGTCGATGCTCAAGATGAACCTTATAAACAAATGCTTCAGCGTCAAATAAAATTCATCAAGAAAAACAGCGAAAAAATCACTTCCCGAGCAGAAAAGCTCCGCAAGCTAGTTGTTGAGAACCAGCATGTTCATTTTTCAAAAGTTTCTTGTAAGTTTAAAGAATTAGAAGACGCACTATCTTCGTACTCCGCCCCTACCCCTCAAGCAGCTTCAACTGACCAACTTGCTGCTTTAGCCGCCAAGTTCAAGTAA
- a CDS encoding DinB family protein: MQFASAFQYKKWANDELLELGEKQFSQLPENDAIFFVRILNHTTVVDSLFISRILGEPEKYSGDNTVETPSLSELRRIINEHDSWLIDFTKSVSVDELKRNVIFRFIDGGFGQLTIEEILLHLLTHGSNHRGMVSRVLAENGLERPKDTFTRYLHETEPKRRLCSGT, encoded by the coding sequence ATGCAGTTTGCTAGTGCGTTTCAATATAAAAAATGGGCAAACGATGAGTTGCTTGAGTTAGGTGAAAAACAATTTTCACAGTTACCAGAAAACGATGCGATCTTTTTCGTTCGGATTTTGAATCACACAACGGTCGTGGATAGTCTTTTTATCAGTCGTATTTTAGGTGAGCCTGAAAAGTACAGTGGTGACAATACCGTCGAGACTCCTTCATTGTCTGAGTTACGACGAATAATAAATGAGCATGACTCATGGCTTATTGATTTTACAAAATCAGTGAGTGTAGACGAACTCAAACGTAATGTGATTTTCCGTTTTATCGATGGTGGTTTTGGACAGTTAACAATAGAAGAAATTTTGCTTCATTTACTGACGCATGGCAGTAATCATCGAGGTATGGTCTCAAGAGTGTTAGCCGAAAATGGTCTTGAGCGTCCGAAAGATACTTTTACTCGATACTTGCATGAAACAGAGCCAAAAAGACGATTGTGTTCAGGCACCTAA
- the tnpA gene encoding IS66 family insertion sequence element accessory protein TnpA encodes MAKRRTNQEWRTLFEHYESSQLSQRLFCERNGLSLSTFYAKRQQLKHIEKPNTVGFVKAEVVEKTTKYQATHVVVANMTLLVNDLELRIPQGTTAAYLAELIGALS; translated from the coding sequence ATGGCCAAACGACGCACTAACCAAGAATGGCGAACCCTGTTCGAACACTATGAATCCAGCCAACTATCACAACGATTATTCTGTGAACGTAACGGACTGAGCCTCTCCACTTTTTACGCTAAGCGCCAACAGTTAAAGCACATCGAAAAACCGAACACGGTTGGCTTTGTTAAAGCAGAAGTCGTTGAAAAGACCACAAAGTATCAAGCCACTCACGTTGTCGTTGCCAATATGACGCTGCTCGTCAATGATCTAGAGCTGCGCATTCCACAAGGCACGACAGCGGCCTATCTAGCAGAGCTCATCGGTGCGCTATCATGA
- a CDS encoding tetratricopeptide repeat protein — MRTRINEAILLRKRGSHKESRQLLRTVLANSFYAASAHLNIAWSYDNEGKEQQAIEHYRLALKGPLSPNERFDALFGLASTYRSLGCYEDALDYFQQTITEFPSNLETQPFYAMCLYNLGRHKEATALLLHLLVSTTDNQSIKEYQRAILLYAEDLDKKW; from the coding sequence ATGAGAACAAGAATAAATGAAGCTATCTTGCTTAGAAAAAGAGGGAGCCATAAAGAGTCTCGTCAGTTATTGCGCACGGTGTTAGCGAATTCTTTCTATGCGGCTTCCGCGCATTTGAATATTGCTTGGTCCTACGATAACGAAGGCAAGGAACAACAAGCTATAGAACATTACCGGTTAGCATTAAAGGGTCCGCTTTCACCTAACGAGCGATTTGATGCATTGTTTGGTTTAGCGAGTACTTACAGAAGCCTCGGTTGTTATGAAGATGCGCTGGACTACTTTCAACAAACGATTACCGAGTTCCCAAGTAATTTAGAAACTCAGCCTTTTTATGCGATGTGTTTATATAACCTAGGTAGACATAAGGAGGCAACCGCTTTGCTTCTTCATTTGTTGGTATCGACAACTGACAATCAGTCAATAAAAGAATACCAAAGAGCAATACTGCTGTATGCAGAAGACCTTGATAAAAAGTGGTAA